One part of the Salinivirga cyanobacteriivorans genome encodes these proteins:
- a CDS encoding type 1 glutamine amidotransferase domain-containing protein: MAKQPKKVVTLVHEVFEDLELWYPAIRLRESDVEVVFAGEEAGKTYTGKNGLKATADIAFTDLNADDFDGVLVPGGYAPDKLRRYSYVLHFLQQIDEQGKPIGIICHAGWVLISANILNGKKATSTPAIKDDMKNAGVQWVNEAVVKDGNIISSRNPNDLHLYVPAFIESLRQ, from the coding sequence ATGGCAAAGCAACCGAAAAAAGTTGTAACACTGGTACATGAAGTTTTCGAAGATCTTGAACTTTGGTACCCGGCGATTCGTTTACGCGAAAGCGATGTGGAAGTGGTCTTTGCCGGAGAAGAAGCCGGCAAAACCTATACCGGCAAGAATGGTCTTAAAGCAACTGCAGATATTGCATTTACGGACCTGAATGCCGATGATTTTGATGGCGTACTGGTGCCGGGTGGGTATGCCCCGGATAAATTGCGCCGCTACAGTTATGTGCTTCATTTTCTGCAGCAGATAGATGAACAGGGCAAGCCCATAGGAATAATCTGTCATGCCGGTTGGGTATTGATTTCTGCAAACATTCTAAATGGCAAAAAGGCCACCAGTACACCCGCTATTAAAGACGACATGAAAAATGCGGGTGTGCAATGGGTGAATGAAGCTGTTGTGAAGGATGGTAACATTATTTCGAGCCGCAACCCGAATGATTTGCATTTGTATGTGCCTGCCTTTATTGAAAGCTTAAGGCAATAG
- a CDS encoding methyltransferase family protein: protein MGYLYTTLQFVLLGLILFTPPFLPESIAAQVILAISVLFGLWAIWVFRHTRINVFPYLRKGARLVRTGPYRYVRHPMYTAVLLFILAYWIDRPNIFYSIYLGALLAVMVLKIRFEEVQLKARFEQYESQFYNTYRIVPCIY from the coding sequence ATGGGATATTTATACACAACATTGCAGTTTGTATTGTTGGGGCTTATACTTTTTACTCCGCCTTTTTTACCTGAGTCTATTGCCGCACAGGTAATACTGGCTATTAGTGTTTTGTTCGGATTGTGGGCAATTTGGGTTTTCCGGCATACACGTATTAATGTTTTTCCTTACTTGCGAAAAGGTGCCAGGTTGGTGCGAACCGGACCTTACCGGTATGTGCGACATCCTATGTATACTGCTGTTTTGCTTTTTATACTTGCATATTGGATCGATCGGCCAAATATTTTTTATAGCATATACCTGGGGGCTTTATTAGCAGTTATGGTATTGAAAATACGCTTTGAGGAGGTGCAGCTTAAAGCCCGTTTCGAACAATACGAAAGCCAGTTTTATAACACATACAGAATTGTACCCTGCATATATTAA
- a CDS encoding ferritin — protein sequence MLSKKMQDAINDQINAEMWSSYLYLSMSAYFEDKGLPGFAHWMRLQADEENMHAMKFFDYVYERDGRVYLKPIEEVPTDWMDTLTVFEETLKHEQKVTSMINNLMEIAIEEKDHATQSFLKWYVDEQVEEEASVNEILDQLKLMEGSGHGLFMLDREMKGRSAESADSSEE from the coding sequence ATGCTAAGTAAGAAAATGCAAGATGCTATTAACGACCAAATCAACGCAGAAATGTGGTCGTCGTACCTGTACCTTTCAATGAGTGCTTATTTTGAGGACAAAGGACTCCCAGGGTTTGCCCATTGGATGCGCCTGCAGGCAGACGAAGAAAACATGCACGCCATGAAATTTTTCGATTATGTGTATGAAAGAGATGGCCGTGTATATCTGAAGCCCATAGAAGAAGTCCCCACCGATTGGATGGATACACTTACGGTTTTTGAAGAAACACTCAAACATGAACAAAAAGTTACTTCAATGATCAACAACCTCATGGAAATTGCCATTGAAGAGAAAGACCATGCCACTCAGAGTTTCCTTAAATGGTACGTAGATGAGCAGGTAGAAGAGGAAGCATCTGTAAATGAAATTTTAGATCAACTCAAACTCATGGAAGGTAGCGGACATGGTCTGTTTATGCTCGATCGTGAAATGAAAGGACGCTCGGCAGAATCAGCAGATTCATCAGAAGAATAG
- a CDS encoding LiaF transmembrane domain-containing protein, producing the protein MTHTAETKKDPQHFNKQTSNTGGAKRLMTGVLLLATGGLLLLSNFDLLSWYLEDIIFSWQMLLIAIGFISLAGRNYTGAIILFAIGGFFLLPDIFTNLRIDFVSVFWPLVIIVIGLTLILRRRNFMSSHHEHSHSEDFIDELNIFGGSERILNSEFFEGGKITSIFGGSSVNLKNVKLKNGYAEIEMTSIFGGSKLYVPENWNIRIEATSIFGGINDKRQLDVTETVNTNTLVIKGAAIFGGGEILS; encoded by the coding sequence ATGACACACACTGCAGAGACAAAAAAGGACCCACAACACTTTAACAAACAAACCTCAAACACAGGAGGAGCAAAACGTCTAATGACAGGAGTATTATTACTTGCTACAGGAGGCTTACTTCTGCTCAGTAATTTTGACCTTTTATCCTGGTATTTAGAAGATATCATTTTCTCATGGCAAATGTTGCTCATCGCCATAGGTTTCATTAGCCTGGCAGGGCGCAATTACACCGGAGCTATCATATTATTTGCCATTGGCGGATTTTTCCTATTGCCTGATATCTTCACAAATCTGAGAATCGATTTTGTTTCGGTATTCTGGCCACTGGTAATAATTGTAATTGGCCTTACATTAATCCTTCGCAGGCGCAATTTCATGAGTTCACACCATGAGCATTCACACTCTGAAGATTTTATTGATGAATTGAATATTTTTGGTGGTAGTGAGCGAATACTGAACTCTGAATTCTTTGAAGGTGGAAAAATAACCAGCATTTTTGGCGGGTCCTCAGTAAACCTGAAAAATGTAAAACTTAAAAACGGCTATGCCGAAATTGAAATGACATCAATTTTTGGCGGTTCGAAACTCTATGTACCCGAAAACTGGAACATCCGCATCGAAGCCACATCAATTTTTGGTGGAATAAATGATAAACGACAATTAGATGTAACAGAAACCGTGAACACCAATACATTAGTTATTAAAGGAGCAGCCATTTTTGGTGGCGGCGAAATATTAAGCTAA
- the nrtS gene encoding nitrate/nitrite transporter NrtS, protein MKLFKIYCQVITSKGVVKRALQVSIIVGAILNLINQGWAITHADFNHINYIKMALTFLVPYIVSTYSSAKTRLTFKVNEVSSMDAVLQCKSCNKTKIFVNKGEVVPPCRTCGHEKTRWHIVETGHNQYRQIENEHESMALFAQMNPAPVLRFDVNGKITQANTAAQNAFEETRLEGKNISSYVPTINNIDLENLIHNGDIRNITAENQHGLTFRFELRGLPQYGAIQMYGADITKVIAARQEANKFLTGLEQTSNSIMITNKNGDIEYVNKAFEAISGYKKEEVLGKNPRFLKTGHTSDDEYKNLWETISNGEVWHGEMLNRRKDGTTYWESSTISPVFDEHGQIDTFIAIKEDVTEKRQIKQELRSMALFAELNPEPVFRFDSNGMIIKANTAANEAFGKDNIEGKQIENLVPELEAYSYEEMISEEHIETIEVTIHGKIFRFIMRGLADYGVVQTYGSDITKKRQIQKEIESMALFAELNPEPVFRFNAEGEILKSNPAANLAFEEDDITGRKIEELLPEMQQFDCEQFITEEKIEIMEATVHDRIYRFILRGLPDVGVVQTYGSDITKRKHAEEKIRKQKQSIDSSIQYASRIQGAVLPSIARLSSRFSDSFVLYKPRDVVSGDFYWMKADNSRTIVVASDCTGHGVPGAFMSMLGVALLNEIVNRNPATPAGEILDQLRNNLKATLSQNDKKNEAKDGMDMSLCIINHETNAMQYAGAYNSIYLIREGNLTEYKADKMPIGAHIKEKPHFTSHDIQLEQNDAVYLLSDGYPDQFGGSSGIKLSKKKFKSLITEQNHLPMGKQKEKLNEFFEAWKGDHDQVDDVLVMGFKV, encoded by the coding sequence ATGAAACTATTTAAAATTTACTGCCAGGTTATTACAAGCAAAGGAGTCGTAAAAAGAGCATTGCAAGTTTCCATTATTGTTGGGGCCATTCTGAACCTTATCAATCAGGGTTGGGCTATAACACATGCCGATTTTAACCACATCAACTACATAAAGATGGCTTTAACTTTCCTGGTGCCATACATCGTTTCAACCTACAGCAGCGCAAAAACAAGACTAACATTCAAAGTGAACGAAGTCAGCTCAATGGATGCTGTACTGCAGTGCAAATCATGTAATAAAACAAAAATTTTTGTTAATAAAGGAGAAGTGGTTCCGCCCTGTCGAACTTGCGGTCATGAGAAAACCAGGTGGCACATTGTAGAAACAGGCCATAACCAATACCGGCAAATTGAAAATGAGCACGAAAGCATGGCGCTTTTTGCCCAAATGAACCCTGCTCCTGTTTTAAGATTCGATGTAAATGGAAAGATTACCCAAGCCAACACTGCAGCACAAAATGCTTTTGAAGAAACAAGACTGGAAGGTAAAAACATAAGTTCTTATGTACCCACCATCAATAATATTGATCTGGAAAATTTAATCCATAACGGAGACATAAGAAATATAACAGCAGAAAACCAGCACGGACTTACCTTCCGGTTTGAATTAAGGGGACTCCCCCAATATGGTGCCATTCAAATGTATGGTGCTGATATCACAAAAGTTATAGCTGCCCGTCAGGAAGCCAATAAATTCCTCACAGGTTTAGAGCAGACCTCAAACTCCATTATGATTACAAATAAAAATGGAGATATTGAATATGTAAACAAAGCTTTTGAAGCAATATCAGGCTATAAAAAAGAGGAAGTCTTAGGCAAAAACCCTCGATTCCTGAAGACCGGACACACCTCCGATGACGAGTACAAAAATCTTTGGGAAACCATTTCAAATGGAGAAGTATGGCATGGAGAAATGCTCAACAGGCGCAAAGACGGAACTACTTACTGGGAATCATCTACCATTTCTCCAGTATTTGATGAACATGGCCAAATTGATACCTTCATTGCCATCAAAGAAGATGTGACCGAAAAACGCCAAATCAAACAAGAATTACGCAGCATGGCGCTATTTGCCGAGTTGAACCCCGAACCGGTCTTCCGTTTCGATAGCAATGGTATGATTATTAAAGCCAATACGGCTGCCAATGAAGCTTTTGGAAAAGATAATATTGAAGGTAAACAAATTGAAAACCTGGTGCCGGAATTGGAAGCATACAGTTATGAAGAAATGATTAGTGAAGAACATATTGAAACAATCGAAGTGACGATACATGGTAAAATCTTCCGTTTCATTATGCGGGGACTGGCTGATTATGGTGTTGTACAAACCTACGGATCAGACATCACTAAAAAACGGCAAATTCAGAAAGAGATAGAGAGCATGGCACTATTTGCTGAGCTGAACCCCGAACCGGTATTTCGTTTCAATGCCGAAGGAGAAATTTTAAAATCGAACCCGGCCGCTAACCTCGCTTTTGAAGAAGACGATATTACAGGTAGAAAAATTGAAGAGCTCCTGCCCGAAATGCAGCAGTTCGATTGCGAACAATTCATAACAGAGGAGAAAATCGAGATCATGGAAGCAACCGTGCACGACCGTATTTACAGATTTATTCTTCGCGGATTACCAGATGTGGGTGTTGTACAAACATACGGTTCAGATATCACCAAAAGAAAACATGCCGAAGAAAAAATACGCAAGCAAAAGCAATCCATCGACAGCAGCATTCAGTATGCATCCAGAATACAGGGAGCTGTTTTACCATCAATAGCCAGATTATCATCAAGATTTAGTGATAGTTTTGTGCTATATAAACCGCGTGATGTGGTCAGCGGTGACTTTTACTGGATGAAAGCGGACAACAGCAGGACCATAGTAGTTGCATCTGACTGCACAGGTCATGGAGTACCCGGAGCTTTCATGAGCATGTTGGGCGTAGCTTTACTCAATGAAATTGTGAACCGTAATCCAGCAACGCCGGCAGGAGAAATACTTGACCAGCTTAGGAATAATCTGAAAGCTACACTATCACAAAACGACAAAAAAAATGAAGCTAAAGATGGCATGGATATGTCGCTTTGCATCATAAACCACGAAACCAATGCAATGCAATACGCCGGGGCTTATAACTCAATCTACCTCATTCGTGAAGGTAATCTTACAGAGTACAAAGCAGATAAAATGCCCATTGGCGCTCATATTAAAGAAAAACCACATTTTACCAGTCACGACATTCAATTGGAACAGAATGATGCGGTGTATTTGCTTTCAGATGGTTATCCTGATCAGTTTGGTGGTAGCTCAGGCATAAAGCTGAGCAAAAAGAAATTCAAAAGCCTAATTACAGAACAAAACCATCTGCCAATGGGCAAACAGAAAGAAAAGCTCAATGAATTTTTCGAAGCATGGAAAGGAGATCACGATCAGGTAGACGACGTGTTGGTGATGGGCTTTAAAGTTTAA
- a CDS encoding isocitrate dehydrogenase (NADP(+)): MQKIQVKNPVVEMDGDEMTRIIWSFIKERLIFPYLDLDIKYFDLGIEKRDETNDQITVDAAEAIKKYYVGIKCATITPDEKRVEEFGLKEMWRSPNGTIRNIVGGTIFREPIMIRNVPRLVPGWKESIVVGRHAHADQYKATDFVTKGKGKLTITFTPEDGGEPVTHEVYDFQGDGVAMSMYNTDESIYGFARSSMNKALEKQWPLYLSTKNTILKKYDGRFKDIFQEVYDNEFKDKFEEVGITYEHRLIDDMVAAALKWEGGFVWACKNYDGDVQSDTIAQGFGSLGLMTSTLLTPDGKTLEAEAAHGTVTRHYRLHQQGKPTSTNPIASIFAWTRGLEHRGKLDENRELIDFAHALESVCIEAVEDGKMTKDLALLIHQDKMTKDDYLNTQDFLNEIDNRLQTKLNQ, encoded by the coding sequence ATGCAAAAGATTCAAGTAAAAAATCCGGTAGTAGAAATGGACGGGGATGAAATGACCCGCATAATATGGTCATTTATTAAAGAGCGGTTAATTTTTCCGTACCTCGATCTCGACATTAAATATTTTGATCTGGGTATTGAAAAACGTGATGAAACCAATGATCAAATTACTGTTGATGCAGCCGAGGCCATAAAAAAATATTATGTAGGTATAAAATGTGCCACCATTACACCCGATGAAAAACGTGTTGAAGAATTTGGACTGAAAGAAATGTGGCGCTCACCAAACGGAACAATTCGTAATATTGTTGGCGGCACCATATTCAGAGAACCCATTATGATCCGAAATGTACCAAGACTCGTTCCCGGCTGGAAAGAATCTATTGTGGTTGGCCGTCATGCACATGCAGACCAATACAAGGCCACTGACTTTGTGACCAAAGGTAAAGGAAAACTAACCATTACATTCACACCCGAAGATGGAGGGGAACCTGTAACACACGAAGTTTATGATTTCCAGGGAGACGGCGTAGCCATGTCGATGTACAATACAGACGAATCAATTTACGGATTTGCACGCTCAAGCATGAATAAAGCACTTGAGAAACAATGGCCACTGTATTTGTCGACCAAAAACACCATACTTAAAAAATATGACGGAAGGTTTAAAGATATCTTCCAGGAAGTTTATGACAACGAATTTAAAGACAAATTTGAAGAAGTTGGTATTACTTACGAACACCGTCTGATTGATGATATGGTAGCTGCCGCGCTAAAATGGGAAGGCGGATTTGTATGGGCCTGCAAAAATTACGATGGCGATGTGCAATCAGATACCATTGCACAGGGCTTTGGCTCACTCGGATTAATGACATCAACACTGTTGACGCCAGACGGGAAAACACTTGAAGCTGAAGCAGCACATGGAACAGTAACACGTCACTACAGGTTGCACCAACAAGGCAAACCAACTTCTACAAACCCAATTGCCTCTATTTTTGCATGGACACGCGGACTTGAGCACCGCGGAAAACTTGATGAAAACCGGGAACTAATTGACTTTGCGCACGCACTGGAATCAGTATGCATAGAAGCAGTAGAAGATGGCAAAATGACCAAAGACCTGGCATTACTTATTCACCAGGATAAGATGACCAAAGACGACTACCTTAATACACAAGATTTCTTAAATGAAATAGATAACCGTTTGCAAACAAAACTGAATCAATAA
- a CDS encoding MarR family winged helix-turn-helix transcriptional regulator encodes MKYTYKKSLGLLSLAISKGLGNRLEQKLKAQKINITADQWSVLSMLRHEGESSQKNISDVFGYDKVRVLRIVRNLEDRGILNKRVCSHDKRTRIVSLTSEGMSLYAKIHPIAEATINEATKSLSNREVRLYTEISQKIIMHLKEN; translated from the coding sequence ATGAAATATACCTATAAAAAATCGTTAGGATTGTTGTCCCTTGCTATTTCTAAGGGATTGGGAAATAGACTTGAGCAAAAACTCAAAGCCCAAAAAATAAACATTACGGCTGATCAATGGAGTGTGTTATCAATGCTTCGACATGAAGGAGAATCTAGTCAAAAAAACATATCAGATGTATTTGGGTACGATAAAGTAAGGGTGCTGAGAATTGTTCGTAATTTGGAGGATAGAGGTATATTAAATAAGCGTGTTTGTAGTCATGATAAGAGAACTCGCATTGTATCGCTAACTTCTGAAGGAATGAGCTTGTATGCAAAAATACACCCAATAGCTGAGGCGACAATTAATGAGGCTACAAAATCATTATCCAACAGGGAGGTGCGTTTATACACGGAGATATCTCAAAAAATCATCATGCATCTTAAAGAAAATTAA